From the genome of Mycoplasma anserisalpingitidis, one region includes:
- a CDS encoding MG284/MPN403 family protein yields MRNDEKSMTKSQIIKNIVETNRLGKTINEIRKNGQSNNTIQYQLPKDFKINWEDEDIDWNWETEYVKFILKNMTKINSMIIEKTYIQNSNLKDKNWYKEYFSKTTFYKKKKQAELEFLTLYFASRTNKQYIAH; encoded by the coding sequence ATGAGAAATGATGAAAAAAGTATGACAAAAAGTCAAATAATAAAAAATATAGTTGAAACAAATCGACTAGGAAAGACAATAAATGAAATTAGAAAGAATGGACAAAGCAATAATACAATACAATATCAACTACCTAAAGATTTCAAAATTAATTGAGAAGATGAGGATATTGACTGAAATTGAGAGACAGAATATGTTAAATTTATACTAAAAAATATGACAAAAATTAATTCTATGATTATAGAAAAAACATATATACAAAATAGTAATTTAAAAGACAAAAATTGATATAAGGAATATTTTTCAAAAACTACTTTCTATAAAAAGAAAAAACAAGCTGAATTGGAGTTTTTAACACTTTATTTTGCAAGTAGGACTAATAAACAATATATCGCACATTAG
- the proS gene encoding proline--tRNA ligase — protein MNKLEKITPLEQDFAKWYTDVVKQGQLIAYGPAKGTLVFKPNSYGIWELIQENLNKIFKQKGIQNVYLPLLIPQKLFELEKEHVNGFNPELATVTRVGDRELSEKFYIRPTSEVLFANLFKNSIESYKDLPIVYNQWANVLRWEKTTNPFLRSREFLWQEGHTCHSNALEARKLTREMIKVYAKFLKKYLAIPVVIGKKTSHEKFAGACSTYTIEAMMKDGRALQAGTSHYLAQNFSKPYEIIFKNQDNEYINVFQTSWGVSTRLLGAIIMTHGDNHGIVIPPRVAPTQIDILELFADKSEEVKEISKKLNKELSKKWRVRVDSTNKNPGFKAANSEIQGTPLRIEIGPRDLENKNVTIVRRDTLEKITVKIKDVKNLVGNLLDDIHENLYESALKRLNENSVTVFTYDDFKKEISNGKFVTAPFCCLDEAEVRIKEETGASTRCIPLKLDKPEKNRKCIFDECKKETNRYVVFAKSY, from the coding sequence ATGAATAAATTAGAAAAAATTACACCTTTAGAACAAGACTTTGCTAAATGATATACAGATGTAGTAAAACAAGGTCAATTAATTGCTTATGGTCCGGCTAAAGGTACATTAGTTTTTAAACCAAATTCTTATGGAATTTGAGAATTAATTCAAGAAAACTTGAATAAAATTTTCAAACAAAAGGGAATTCAAAATGTTTATTTACCTCTTTTAATACCTCAAAAGCTATTCGAACTTGAAAAAGAACACGTTAATGGTTTTAATCCTGAATTAGCCACCGTAACTAGAGTAGGAGACCGTGAATTATCTGAAAAATTTTACATTCGTCCTACTTCAGAAGTTTTATTTGCTAACTTATTTAAAAACTCAATCGAATCTTACAAAGATCTGCCAATAGTTTACAATCAATGAGCCAATGTGCTTAGATGAGAAAAAACAACTAATCCATTTTTAAGAAGCAGAGAATTCTTGTGACAAGAGGGACACACTTGTCATTCAAACGCCTTAGAAGCTAGAAAATTGACTAGGGAAATGATTAAGGTTTATGCAAAATTCTTAAAAAAATATTTAGCCATTCCTGTTGTTATTGGTAAAAAAACTTCACATGAAAAGTTTGCTGGTGCTTGCTCAACTTACACAATCGAAGCAATGATGAAGGATGGTAGAGCATTACAAGCTGGAACAAGTCATTATTTGGCTCAAAATTTTTCAAAACCATATGAAATCATCTTCAAAAATCAAGATAATGAATACATCAATGTATTCCAAACTTCATGAGGTGTTTCTACTCGTTTATTGGGGGCAATAATCATGACTCATGGTGATAATCACGGTATAGTTATCCCCCCTAGAGTTGCTCCAACACAAATCGACATTTTAGAGTTATTTGCAGACAAAAGTGAAGAAGTTAAAGAAATTTCTAAAAAATTAAATAAAGAATTATCTAAGAAATGAAGAGTTAGAGTTGATTCAACAAATAAAAACCCTGGTTTTAAGGCCGCAAATAGTGAAATTCAAGGTACTCCACTCAGAATAGAAATCGGACCAAGAGATCTTGAAAATAAAAATGTAACCATTGTAAGAAGAGATACATTGGAAAAAATAACCGTAAAAATTAAAGATGTTAAGAATCTTGTTGGAAATCTTTTGGATGATATTCACGAAAATCTTTATGAAAGTGCATTAAAGAGACTTAATGAAAATAGCGTTACTGTATTCACTTATGATGATTTTAAAAAAGAAATTAGCAATGGTAAATTTGTTACTGCACCATTTTGTTGTTTAGATGAGGCTGAAGTAAGGATTAAGGAAGAAACAGGTGCATCAACTAGATGTATTCCTTTAAAACTAGATAAACCGGAAAAAAATAGAAAATGCATTTTTGATGAATGCAAAAAAGAAACAAATAGATACGTTGTTTTTGCCAAATCATACTAA
- the rpmB gene encoding 50S ribosomal protein L28, which translates to MSRRDQISGKGPQFGNKRSHAMNASRRKFNVNLQKVKIKTASGTKTLRVSAKTIKTLKKNNVIA; encoded by the coding sequence ATGTCAAGAAGAGATCAAATTTCAGGTAAAGGACCACAATTTGGAAATAAACGTTCACATGCTATGAACGCTTCAAGAAGAAAATTTAATGTTAACCTTCAAAAAGTTAAAATTAAAACTGCTTCTGGTACAAAAACTTTAAGAGTTAGTGCTAAAACAATCAAAACTCTTAAGAAAAATAATGTTATTGCTTAA
- a CDS encoding IS30 family transposase: protein MNYTQLKPEERLIIQINYGFKTLKEIAEMLRRSVSTISREVKRNSNIYGEYDAAYANKKTKIRKCYSRNHNAFANKEFNDFFTEHYEKNYHGVEATLKLYQEKTGKKGYSIRTLYKWIKLNIWVLKMKNRLRKGYVKNGKRKTDYKIRLTHGNKFVFPIPMRPKSIETREKWGHWEIDLVIGRKGKGYHNLLTLTERKTRFTIIKKVTSKFWFEINKVLNEIIKDYPFPFLSITSDNGFEFQALGLVAYKNDLLIYKAQPYCSFQRGSNEHFNGLIRRKFKKGFDFTELTDEEVQELQDEINNMPRKIFGFKSSREMAEQELNIEMILLDLLPNLE from the coding sequence ATGAATTATACACAATTAAAACCAGAAGAGAGATTAATTATTCAAATCAACTATGGTTTCAAAACATTAAAAGAAATTGCAGAAATGTTAAGAAGATCTGTAAGTACAATCTCTAGAGAAGTTAAACGAAATTCGAATATCTACGGTGAATATGATGCTGCATATGCTAATAAAAAAACAAAAATTCGAAAATGCTATTCAAGGAATCATAATGCTTTTGCAAACAAAGAATTTAATGATTTCTTTACTGAACACTATGAAAAAAATTATCATGGCGTTGAAGCTACTCTTAAACTTTATCAGGAAAAAACAGGTAAAAAAGGTTATTCTATTAGAACTCTTTACAAGTGAATTAAATTAAATATTTGAGTCCTGAAAATGAAAAACCGTTTAAGAAAAGGGTATGTTAAGAATGGTAAAAGAAAGACTGATTATAAGATTAGATTAACGCATGGTAACAAGTTTGTTTTCCCTATACCTATGCGGCCTAAAAGTATAGAAACTAGAGAAAAATGGGGTCATTGAGAAATTGACTTAGTTATTGGAAGAAAGGGAAAAGGGTATCACAACTTACTAACTTTAACAGAGAGAAAAACACGTTTTACCATTATAAAAAAGGTCACTAGCAAATTTTGATTTGAGATAAACAAGGTGCTGAATGAAATAATTAAGGATTATCCATTTCCATTTTTATCAATAACTTCAGATAATGGATTTGAATTTCAAGCCTTAGGATTAGTAGCCTATAAAAATGACTTATTAATTTATAAAGCACAACCATATTGTTCATTTCAAAGAGGTTCAAATGAACATTTTAATGGACTAATTCGTAGAAAATTCAAAAAAGGATTTGATTTTACAGAATTAACTGATGAAGAAGTTCAAGAACTTCAAGATGAAATAAACAATATGCCAAGAAAAATTTTTGGTTTTAAATCTTCTAGAGAAATGGCTGAACAAGAGTTAAATATAGAAATGATTTTACTAGATCTTTTACCTAATCTTGAATAA